The genomic segment TGATGATCCATTGTTTGAGAGCACGAACCGACCAACCCCGGGCAGTTCCCTGCCCCGTTTCCAAGGCCAGCTCGCGCCGTGAGGTGTGAAGCGGCAACAGCAAATCATCGAGGTCCGCATGCGCAACGGAGCTCGTTTCCGCCAGGCGGAAATGCTGTTTTTCGTCCTGTGTGTTCAAACCCCGGCGCCCCTTGCCGCAGCCCTTAGTTTGCAACCCCAAAGAAAAGATTGCAACCTCTTGCTGAGTTAAGAAAGCATTGACCTAGAATGAAACACTATGCCGTAGAAATGCTCCATTTCGGGATATTGGCGTGTCGCAATGCACAATTTGGCCTTCGGATAGCTTGGCTTTATGGCTCGGATCATATAGCTAAATCGCTGACGCTTAAACTGGCTGATGCGTCACCCCGCATCGCCTGCATATTTCGGAGGTATGGTATGACGGAAACTAGCGCGACAGTGACACTCGGCGATAATAAGGTCGATCTCCCTGTGCGAGAAGGCACGATCGGACCCAAGGTCGTAGATATCGGAACGCTTTATAAGAACACCGGCACCTTCACCTACGACCCCGGCTTTACGTCGACTGCCTCTTGCGAATCCAAGATCACGTATATCGATGGCGATGAAGGCGTGCTTCTGCATCGCGGTTACCCTATCGAGCAACTGGCCGAACAGGGCGACTTCCTCGAAACCTGCTACCTGCTGCTTTACGGCGAACTGCCGACGACAGCACAGAAGAAAGACTTCGACACCCGCGTAACGCGCCACACAATGGTGCATGAGCAGATGAGCCGCTTCTTCACCGGCTTCCGTCGCGACGCTCACCCGATGGCTGTCATGTGCGGCACGGTCGGCGCGCTCTCTGCGTTCTATCACGACTCCACAGATATTACCGATCCGCACCAGCGCATGGTCGCTTCGCTGCGTATGATCGCCAAGATGCCGACGATTGCGGCAATGGCTTACAAATACCACATCGGTCAGCCTTTCGTGTATCCAAAGAACGATCTGGATTACGCGTCCAATTTCCTCAACATGTGCTTTGCTGTTCCTTGCGAAGACTACAAAGTTGATCCTGTCCTAGCCCGCGCCATGGACCGCATCTTCATTCTCCACGCCGATCACGAGCAGAACGCGTCCACATCGACGGTTCGTCTGGCAGGTTCTTCCGGTGCAAATCCGTTCGCCTGTATCGCGGCTGGCATCGCCTGCCTCTGGGGCCCTGCCCACGGCGGTGCAAACGAAGCAGCGCTCAACATGCTGAACGAAATCGGTTCGGTCGATCGTATTCCTGAATACATCGCCCGCGCCAAGGACAAGAACGATCCGTTCCGCCTGATGGGCTTTGGCCACCGCGTTTACAAGAACTACGATCCGCGCGCCAAGATCATGCAGAAGACCATGTACGAAGTGCTGGAAGCCACGGGCAACCAGGATGATCCGATCATGCAGGTCGCGCTCGAGCTGGAAAAGATCGCCCTTTCCGACCCTTACTTCGTCGAAAAGAAGCTCTATCCAAACGTCGACTTCTACTCGGGTATCACGCTGAAGGCGCTTGGATTCCCCACGACCATGTTCACCGTTCTCTTTGCTCTCGCCCGCACCGTGGGCTGGATTGCTCAGTGGAACGAAATGATCGAAGATCCACAGCAGCGCATCGGTCGCCCTCGCCAGCTCTACACCGGCGAAGCAAAGCGCGACTACACGCCTGTGTCCAAGCGCTAAGCGCGGATATCCATTACGAAAAAAGAAGCCGGGCTCACGCCCGGCTTTTTTTGTTTGCCGATACCCGCGTCCTTTGTCAAAGTCGTACGAAGACATCAGCAAAGGCCAGCCATGATGGAAAAACGACCGCAAATATTGAATCGATCTGACTGGAGCGATGGTGAGGACTTCTGGCAGGGCGAGTTTGAGGGCCGCACTTTCGGAACCAACGCCTCCGTCATGTTCTACACCGTGAACGAAGTGGGCAAAGGCACGGGCCTGCACAAACACCCCTATGACGAAATCTTTATCATGCGAAAGGGCAACGCGCTTTTCACAATCGGTGATCAGGAAATCCGTGCCTCTGAAGGGCAGGTCCTCTTCGGACCCGCCAATATTCCCCACAAATACATCAATCTTGGACCCGGCCCTCTGGAAACGACCGACATCCATGTCGCAGACGTTTTCATTCAGGAAGACCTGGACTGAGCATCCAAAATCAATGCGCCGTTACGCCCAGAAACTGTTTTAGCTCCGGCGTCTTGGGTGCCGTAAACACCTCTTCCGGCGGGCCGATTTCGTGAACGCGGCCTTCATGCATGAAGACGACACGCGAGCAGACGTCGCGGGCAAATTTCATTTCGTGGGTGACCATGACGAGTGTCATGCCCTCCGCTGCCAGTTCCCGCACCACGGCCAGAACTTCCGCGACAAGTTCGGGGTCGAGCGCCGAGGTAATCTCGTCACACAGTAACGCTGTCGGCTGCATGGCAAGGGCCCTGGCAATCGCCACGCGCTGCTGTTGCCCGCCGGAAAGCTCATCCGGGTAGGCGTCGAATTTATGCGCCAGACCAACCCGTTCCAGCATCTTGCGCGCGATTGTTTCCGCTTCCGCTTTGCGCGTTTTCTTGACGACGGTCTGTGACAGCATGACGTTACCGCCGACGGTCAGGTGCGGAAACAGGTTGAATTGCTGGAAAATCATCCCGACTTTCAGACGCAGCGCTTTCAGGTGAATTTCGTCATCCAGAAACTGCGCGCCCGCGACAGAAATGGCACCGGAAGAAAGAGCTTCCAGACCGTTGATGCAACGGAGCAATGTGGATTTGCCCGACCCGCTTTTGCCGATGATGGCGATGACTTCGCCCGGCTCGATATCGAGATTGATTCCCTTCAAGACTTCGTTTGTGCCGTAGCTCTTGCGGACTTCAGTGATTTCGATGAGCGACATTGAGCTTCCTTTCGAGGATCTGGCTGCTTTTCGACAAAGGCCAGCACAGCGCGAAATAAATAAGGGCGACGAGGCCATAGACGGTGAAGGGTTGGAAGGTCGCGTTGGTCACGACCGTTCCGGCCTTAGAAAGCTCCACGAAACCGATGATCGATGTGACAGCTGTGCCCTTGATGACCTGCACGGCAAAACCAACGGTCGGCGGTATAGCCACGCGCATTGCCTGAGGCAAAATGACGTAACGCATCTGCTGAAGGCGCCCCATGCCAAGGCTGGCGGAGGCTTCCCACTGGCCCTTCTGTACCGACTCAACGCAACCGCGCCAGATTTCCGTCAGGAAAGCTGCCGCCCAGAGGATGAGTGTGATGCCTGCGGCAAGCCAGGCCGGCACATCGATACCCACCAGTCCCAGCCCAAAGAAGGCGATGAAGAGCTGCATCAGCAACGGTGTGCCCTGAAACAGCTCCACGTAATATTTCGAAAAAACCCGCAGCGATTTCTTTTTCGAAATGCGCATGAAGAGAAGCAAGAGCCCGACAAAGGCACCGCCGATGAAGGAAACAAGCGACAGCAAAATCGTCCAACGCGCTGCCAGAAGCAGGTTTCGCAAAATGTCCCAGGTCGAGAACTCGATCATCGGGCGCTCCTTCTGGGAAAAATGAACCCGCCCACGACAAGCAATATCTGCCGCAGAAGGATCGCCAGTGCCAGATAGATGACCGTTGAGACCATATAGGCTTCAAAAGCCCGGAACGTACGGGACTGGATGAAGTTGGCAGCAAAGGTCAGGTCTTCGGCGGCAATCTGCGACACCACGGAAGAGCCGAGCATGACGATGACGACCTGCGACGAAAGCGCTGGCCAGATGCGTTGCAGCGAAGGCACCAGCACTACATGCCGGAACGTCTCGAACCGGGTCATGGCAAGGCTTGCGCCCGCCTCGAACTGTCCCCTCGGCGTTGCCTGAATGCCAGCGCGAATGATTTCGCAGCTATAGGCACCCAGATTGACGACCATGGCTATGTTGGCAGCCGTCAATTCGGTCAGTTGCAATCCCAGCGACGGAAGGCCGAAAAAGATAAAGAAAAGCTGGATCAGAAATGGCGTATTGCGGATCAACTCCACATAAAGCGCGATGGGCGGCCGCAGCCATGTCGGCCCGAGTGCGCGCACCCAGGCGCAGAAAATACCGAGCGCAATCCCTAAAACACCGCCGATCGCAATCAGTTGAAGCGTAATCAGCACGCCCTTTACGATCACAGGGTAATATTCGAACAGCCACCCGAACTCGAATGCGTAATGCACGAGTGTTCCTTTCGGTGAAAAGAAGACAAGCGCGCCCCGTCAGTTGCAGGGCGCGCGCTCGAAGACCTCAGAGGTCTTTCGGGAGGTCCGTCTTCAACCATTTCTGGGCGATTGCATTGAGGCTTCCGTCCGCCTTCGCAGCGGTGATGATGCCGTCGATCTTCTCCAGAAGCGCTGGCTGTTCCTTGTTCAAGCCAATGAAGCAAGGGGAATTTTTGATCAAAAACTTAAGCTCTGGCCGCTTCGGCGGGTTCTTTTCCAGAATAGCGGCGGCGACGACGTTGCCGGTCGCGACGGTCTCGACCTGACCGGACAGGAAGGCGGAAATCGTGCCGTTATTGTCCTCGTAGCGTTTGATGGTGGCATCGGCAGGCGCGATTTTCGTCAGCTCCAGATCTTCCACCGCACCACGTGTCACGCCGATTGTCTTGCCCGCAAGGTCTTCCGCCTTCTCGATCTTGACGCTGCCAGGTGCAAAGACGCCGTTGAAGAATGGCGCATATGCAACAGAGAAATCGATGACCTTTTCCCGGTCAGGATTTTTGCCGAGGCTGGAAACGACCAGATCGACCTTGTTGGTCTGCAAATAGGGAATGCGGTTCGCGCTGGTCACCGGCACGAGTTCGACCTTCACACCCAGCTTTTCCGCGATCAGATTTGCCACGTCGATGTCATAACCCCGCGGCGCCATATCGATGCCGACACTGCCGAATGGCGGAAAATCCTGGGGCACGGCGACACGGATCGTGCCGCGCGATGCGATATCACCGAGCGCATCGGCCAGAACGGGCGTCGTGAAACTTGCGATAGCGGCGATAGCGACCAAAAAAGCCCGTCTATTAAACATTCTGAAATTCCCTTGAGAGTTTGAGTGCACATTGCGTATGCTTTAAGTAAGCAATGCCCGTGCCACTCAGCTTTTCTCAGGAAACTCGGATGCTCCAGGGCCGCAGAAACGGTCATTTGACTATTTTTTAGTCAAATTGGCCGTACCGAACGCACCGTTTGAGATCAGACTTGTCCAGTTTTCTTCTTTTCAAAGATCGAGAGCAGGATTTCGGCTCCTACCTCGCCCGGCGGTCGCTCCGTATGCAAACGGTCCTGCACCAGCGCAAAACCTTCAAGCATGGCGCGTCGCTGCAACGTGTCTGATGAAAGGCGCTCGGCCCAGCGCAGCATGGAGCCAGCACGCACGACCTCGTTGATATATTCCGGCACCACCGCGTAATCCGCGATCAGGTTCGGCAGGGCACCCGTCCATGTCTTGATGCGCCGACTCAACATCGTGAAAATCCAGTCGGTCTTGTAGACGGACACCACAGGCACATTCGCAAGCGCAAGCTCCAGGATGACCGTGCCGGACGCTGCAATGGCCGCATCCGCCTGCGCAAACGCCTGCCATTTGAAGTCCGCACCGACGCCAATCTCAGGGCGTGTATGGTCAGGCCATGATGCTGCCAGTTCGCGAATGCGGCTTTCCTGCCGCGTCACAGTCGGCAACACGAACCGAGTCGGACCGTTGCGCTCCACAAATGCACTTGCCGCGTCCTTGAAAGGCTTCATCAAACGTGTGGTCTCCGTAGACCGTGAGCCGGGGAGGAGAAGAATCGTTCTCGGCTCGGTCGCCTGTGGGACCTGCCGCTCAGCACGCAGAGCCCTGACACGCAGCAGATCCGCGTCCACACTCAGGCGATGACCGACAAAAGTCGTCGGCGGGCCACCCAGACGCCGCATTGTCTCAGGCTCGAATGGCAGCAGCGCCAGAACATGATTAACATAGGACAGCATCGCAGTGGCGCGCTGCTCCTTCCATGCCCATACGCTGGGGCACACGTAATTGACAACCGGCATATCCGGGATGGCCTTGCGGACGCGCTTGGCCACCCGGTGAGTAAAATCGGGGCTATCGATGATCAGCAACACATCCGGGCGCGCGGCGATGATGGCGTTGGCCGTTTCCTTGATGCGCGAAATCAACTGCGGCAGCTTTTTCAGCACCTGGGTAAAACCCATGATCGACAATTCGGAATAGTCGAACAGCGATACGAGGCCCTCGCCCGCCAGCCCTTCGCCACCCACGCCAACCAGCTCGACACGTCCGGCATATTGCGCCTTCAGCGACCGGACGAGATCGGCACCCAGCAGGTCGCCGGAAACTTCGCCTGCGATGACGCCAAGTTTCAACACAGCTTCCGTCACATCATGTCTCCTGAAATGCCCGTATCGATCCCGCAGACGAACAGACCAGCGGCGTCAGCCGCCTCCAGCATCGCGTCGCGATCCAGCACGAATGCCCTGCCCGCCTGCACAGCAATTCCGGCAAGCCCCGCCTTCGCGGCGTTCTGAACGGTAGAGGGGCCGATGGTGGGTAGATCTGCGCGGATATCCTGCTGTGGCTTGCACAGCTTGACTATAACGCCTTTTCTGCGGCTGGAAATACGCCCCTCTGCGCGCAGCGAAGCAACGCGCGCCAGCATGCCATCCGTGCCCTCGACACCCTCGAGCGCCACCAGACGTCCGCCGACGGAAACCGCGCCTTGCCCCACATCCAGCGCACCCAGCGCAAGGGCCGCTTTTGCAGCTTTTGCAATGTCACGCCGATCATCGTCGCTTGGTGTGATCTTGCCAAGGGAACCGGTGGTTGCCAGCAATCCCGGCGCTATTTCATGGGCGCCGATCACCCGCGCGCCCTGCGCCTCGATCAATCCGATCACCATTTGCAGCACGGTATCATCGCCGCCGGATAACAGCGTGCGGATGATGGAGGGCATTTTCGCGACCATTTTCAGGTTTGGTCTGATTTCGCGCCATTCCGGCCTGCGCGAAACACCGCCGGATAAAACCACGCGGTCTATCTTCTTCTCTGACAGCACGCGCCCAAGGCTGGAAACATCACCGACGCTGATCGTGACATTCTCGAAATGCGACCAGTCCAGATCAGCCTCGTTTTTGAGGCGGATGATGAAGGGCGTTTCCCCCGCCAGTTCTGCGGCCTCCGCTACATAATAGGGAAGGAAACCGCTACCGGCGATGATGGCGAGACGCCCTGCACCCGCAGACACGGATTATTTGCCGCGGTTGGGCGAAGAAATGGCCCGGTCGTTTGCAGCAGCAATAAAGTCGATGATCTCAAGCGCCTGCGGGCAATCCGTATAGTCGTCACGAACAGCCGCAGCATTGGCGCGGACGTTGCCTTCACTCTCGAAGATTTGCTTGTAGGCGCGGCGTACCTTGTGAATTTCGGCGCGCTCGATGCCAGCCCGGGTCATACCAACGATGTTGAGACCGCTGAGAATGCCGGGATTGCCGTTGAGCATGCCATAGGGAATGACATCATAGCTAACGGCAGAGAGACCACCGATAAAGGCCTGGCGTCCAACGCGCGTGAACTGATGCACGGCAGAACCGCCGCCCAGAATGGCACGGTCTTCCACGGTCACATGGCCCGCCAGCATGACATTGTTGGACAGAATGATGTTGTTGCCCAGACGGCAATCATGCGCCACATGCGCGTAGGCTAGAAACAGATTATTGTCGCCGACGACAGTCGTGCCACCATGCTCCACAGTGCCGGTGTTCATGGTCACACCTTCACGAATGGTGCAATTCTCACCGATCACCAACGTAGTATCGACGGCGCTGTGATGTGCGCTCTGGGAATCACCGCCGATGACGGCAGATGGCCAGATGGTCGTACCTTTGCCAACGGTGGTGCAGCCGAGCACGACGACGTGGCTGACGAGTTGAACGCCCTCATGCAACGTCACCTTCGGCCCGACATGGCAGAACGGCCCGATGACGACATTTTCGCCGATGACCGCACCGTCTTCGACAAATGACATGGGATGAATTTGCGCCGAAGCCGCAACTGTGCTCATTGCTGAACCTCGGGGATCATCATCGCGCCGATATCGGCTTCAGCAACGAGAACGCCATCGACCTTGGCGTCGCAATGGAATTTCCACACATTGCCGCGCTGGCGTTGCTTGACCACGTAAATCTCCAGCCGGTCGCCTGGAATGACGGGCTTGCGGAAGCGCGCATTGTCAATGGTCATGAAGTAGACGAGATGGCCGCCATCGCCCTGCTTGCGCGCACAGATCGCGCCAGCCGTCTGCGCCATGGCTTCCACGATCAGAACGCCCGGCATGATGGGGCGATCAGGGAAATGTCCCGTAAAATGGGGTTCGTTGACCGTAACGTTCTTGATGCCCGTTGCCGAATTGTCGGCATCGATATCGATGATCTTGTCGATCAGCAAAAACGGGTAACGATGCGGCAGCAGCTTCATGACTTCGAGGATGTCAGCCGCGCCGAGCGTCGTCTTTGTTTCTTCAGACATTTTTGTCTCCTGTCTTCTTATCTCGCTCTTCGGCGCGCGCCAGCAACTCTGCCATATCACGAAGGAAATGTTTGATAGGCCGCGCCGGTACACCGCCGTATTTCGCTCCAGCAGGCACATCGGCAACGACACCACTCATGGCGGCAATCTGCGCGCCGTCGCCAATGTTGATATGTCCATTGATGCCGCTTGCACCACCAATCATGACGCCATCGCCAATCCGGGTGCTGCCCGCAATACCGACCTTGCTGACGATGCCGCAGTGGCGCCCAATGCGAACATTATGTCCGATCTGCACCTGATTATCGATCTTGGTGCCTTCACCAATCACGGTGTCATCCATCGTGCCGCGATCGATTGTCGTGTTCGCACCGATCTCTACATGATCCTGAATGATGACGCGACCGATCTGCACGATTTTCAACATCCCGCGGGGACCGGGCGCATAGCCAAATCCGTCCTGCCCGATGCGCGCACCATTGTGAATGATGACACTATTGCCGACCAGGGCGGACAGAATGCTCGCACCGGCAGCGATAGTGCAATCACGCCCGATCTGAACCTCGGCACCAATAATCGCCCCTGCCCCGATCCGCGTACCTGTGCCGATATTGGCGTTGGCACCGATCACCGCAAAAGGTTCGATGACAACATCGCCTTCGATTTTCGCCGAGGGATCGATGTGAGCCGCAGGCGATATTCCCGAGAGATTGCCAACGACAGGAGATGGCCTCATCGCCAAAGGATGCAACAGAGCTCCGGCCTGGGCAAAAATCGTATGGGGGTTCTTCGAGATGAGCGCTGGAATGTGGTCTGGAACGAGCTTTCGCAACGCCTCATCGCATATAACGGCAGCCGCTTCGCACGTCAGCAGTTCGTCTCGGTTTTTGCGGGAAAGAATGTAGCAAAGCTGGTCGGACTTTGCCCGATACACTGGCGATATGGACCGCACGACGCGATCTCCAGCAGCCTCATCAGACAGTTCCGCCCCAAGACGGTCTGCGATATCTTTCAATCGCATGCCATCATGGGGCGGAAAAAAATCATTATATTCCATCAACCAGATACTCCAGAACGTTCAAACTCGCAGTTCTGGACTGCCGATATCAGAAAGTGTTGGACATGCCAAACCGGAAATTCTGCACTTCGTCGTAGTCTTCCTTCATAAAGGGCACTGCGTAGTCTACACGCAGAGGACCGAACGGCGAAGCCCACATGATACCGATACCAGCGGATGCGCGGATCGAGCTGTCGTCCTGAACATTTTCCGTGGCGGCGGTACGAACCTTGTTGCCGTAAAGCGTACCGGCATCAACGAAGCCTGCGAGACGAAGACCAAAGTCCTCAGGAACACCCGGCATAGGAGCGGTAACTTCCGCAGAAGCCGCAAAGTATGTCGTGCCACCGATCGCATCGTCACCGATACGCGGACCGATACCGTCGTTCTCGAAGCCACGGATTACACGACCACCGATCTTGAACTGATCGAAGACAAGCAGGTTGTCACCGGTTGGCGCAACATAACCGGCCTGACCTGTAAGCGAGCCGATGATGTCATATTCGTCAGACAGCGTATGGTAGTAACGAGCCTTGGCATAAATCTTGTAGTACTCGGAGTCACCACCAAGTCCCGCAAACTCATTGGTCAAGGCGCCCTGCCAGCCTTCGCGCGGCATGTTGCGATCGTCCAGGCTGTTATAGGCCAGCGTGTTCGAGATAATAGACTGCGTCCAGTTTCCACCGTTGATCAAATCAACATATGGGCTCGCTAGATTAACGTAATTACCTGCGCCATCAACTGCGTCGTAATCACCACGACCATCATATTTGATCTGCTTGTACGTGTACTTGAACGTCGTCGCCAGATTTTCGGTGATCGGAGCTGTTACGCGAAGTGCGAAGCCCTGCTCATCGTAATCGTAGTAATCTTCGCTCGAGCTCTGGCTCTTGAACAGGTCGAAGCCTGCTGCAAGGCGGTAGCCGAGGAAGTAAGGCTCGGTGAACGACAAGTTGTAGCTACGCGCATCGTCCTGACCGGCACCTGCGGCAATACGGATGTACTGACCGCGACCGAGGAAGTTCTTTTCTTCGATGGACGCTTCGAGAAGCGCACCGTCGTTCTGCGAGTAGCCAGCACCAATACCGAACGAGCCAGTTGCCTGATCTTCGACATCCACCACGATCACAACGCGGTCCGGGGCGCTGCCCTGAGACGTGCTGATGTTCACCTTGGAGAAGTAGCCGAGAGCTTCAAGACGACGCTTAGCGGCTGACACAACGGTCTGGTTGAAGGCGTCGCCTTCGCTGATGTCGAATTCGCGGCGGATAACATAGTCGCGCGTGCGTGTGTTGCCGCGGATTTCGATACGCTCGACGTAAGCGCGTTCGCCCTGATCGACGATGTAGGTAACACCTATGGTGTTGCCAGACATGTCGCGGTCGCCGCGTGGTGTTACTCGTGCAAATGGATAGCCTTCAGCAGAGACGCGCTTGGAAATCGCTTCCATGCTCTGCTGAACTTCCTTGGCGCTGTAGTTGGAGCCAGAGCGTGTCTCAACGAGGCCCTGCAGTTCCGAACCATCGACACCTGGAACGGTCGACTCGACGCCGACGTTACCGAATGCGTAACGCTGACCTTCGTCCACCGTGATGGTGATTGTGTATTCGTTGCTTGCTTCGTCAAGAACGGCATCAGAGCCTGTTACGCGGAAGTCGGCATAGCCACGGTTGTAATAGAACTGGCGCAACGCTTCTTCATCAGCGCGCAACTTGTCCTCATTGTAGACATCCTTACGCGTCAGGAATGACAGCATGTTGGATTTCTTGGTGTTAAGAACGGCAGCAAGGCGACCATCGCTGTAGGCATTGTTGCCGACGAAGTCGATGCGGGCAATCTTCGTGCGCTCACCTTCGTTGATGACGAAAGCGAGGTTTACGCGACCCTGACCGACGGGAACGACCTGTGTCGTGACTTGGATGTCGCTACGGCCGATGGCAGCGTAGGCTTCCTTGATGCGGGCGATATCAGCCGTTACCAGTGTCTGGTCATATGGACCGAGAGACTGTGTCTGCACGATGCCCTGAAGCTTGTCGTCCTTGATCTTGCGGTTGCCGTTGAACACGACCTGATTGACCAGATTGTTTTCACGAACCGTCACGACCAGCGTGCTACCGGAAACGCTCATGCTGACGTTGGAGAAGTAACCGGTCGCGTAAAGACGCTTCACCGACTCATCGATATCTGCGTTGGAAAAGTTCCGACCGGGAGCAATTGTGATGTTGGAGCGCACGGCATCCGCACCAGAGCGTTCAGCGCCCCGCACATCAACGCGCTGGATCACTGCTGCATTTGCAACACCGGAAGAAGCAAGCACTCCCAGAGCTGCGACCGAAGAAACACCAGCAGACAGCGCAACCGCCGACACCGCGTTCAAAAATCTTGAACCAGCCTTCATTTTCAATTCTTACCTTTTCCCGTTGTCCCTCAGCGGGCGGAACCCGACTCCGGCCATCTGCGTCGTTTTACCTGCTTTTCCTCTACAAGCAAGCCCGACCGTTAATTTCTGTTTACTTCGCAAGCAACCGTGGCTCAATCGCCACTTTGGCTTCAAAACAAGGTAAACGCCCCCTTAATAAACAGGCTAAAAAGCCCGATTCAGCCGATCAAGCTGCTGATATCATTCCATGTGGCAAATACCATCAAACTGAAAATCATGGCAAGACCGATACGGAAAGCAACTTCCTGCGCACCTGTACCCAGCGGTCTGCCACGGATCGCCTCGATAGCATAAAACACCAGATGCCCCCCGTCCAGAACCGGCACAGGCATCAGGTTGAGAAGGCCGATGGAGACCGAAAGCAAGGCTGCAAGCTGGATGACGGCGGCAAAACCGAGCGACGCCATCTGTCCCGACGCCTGCGCCACACGCACCGGTCCACCCAACTGGTCGGCGTTCATGCGGCCTGTCACGAGGTTGCCAATATAGGCGAATGTGCCGGTCACGACATGACCCGTCTCGCGGACACCCTCAAGCAGCGCCTCGCCTGGCGAATAGGTCACATGCCTGAAGTTTCCACGGGTCTGATCGGTCACAATGCCGATGATTCCCAGCTCCATCTTGTTGCCGAACTGGTCCGTCGTCTCGGTGCGAGTCGGCACCATCGGCAGATTGAGTTGCTGTCCGTTGCGCTCGACAGTGACCGTGATCGGCGTTGCCGGACGGACCGCCACATAGCGGCGGACATCCTCGAATGTCTTGACGTTTTCACCGTCGATTGCCACCAGCCGGTCTCCGGCCAGAACGCCAGCGGTCTGCGCAGCACTGTTTTCGCGCACTTCGGACACGATAGGATCTGAGATCATGCGGCCGTAAATGGTGAAAAGCGCCGCGAATATGAGAATCGCCAGGATGAAATTCGCGATCGGGCCAGCAGCGACCGTCGCTGCTCTTTTCCACAACTTTGCGCCTGCCAGTGTCTGCGCCCGCTCCTCCAGCGTCAGTCCGGAAAGGCTGTCGCTGTCCGGCTTGCTGGAAACATCCTCGTCTCCGAAGAATTTGACATAGCCGCCAAGAGGAATGGCAGAAATTTTCCACCGCGTTCCACGCTTGTCGGTAAAGCCGATTAGTTCAGGCCCGAAGCCGACCGAAAAAGCTGTGGATCGAATGCCGCACCAGCGCCCGACGAGGTAATGACCCATCTCGTGAACGAAAACGAGGAGAGAAAGGACGAGAATGAACGGCACCATGTACCCGGTCAAGAACCCAACCGTCGCCGTTATCATATCCATACCCAACCCAGCCTTTCGCTATTGCCTGTTCAACGCTACCGTCAGAACCCCGGCAGAATTCCGCCGCCCGACCCTGGCACATCACCGGTTATCGCCGCGTGAACAACAGCAATGAGGAATACGGTAAAGCAGGCAAAAACAAGACCGTCAACCCGGTCCATGAAGCCACCGTGGCCGGGTATCAGATTGCTAG from the Agrobacterium vaccinii genome contains:
- the rseP gene encoding RIP metalloprotease RseP — protein: MITATVGFLTGYMVPFILVLSLLVFVHEMGHYLVGRWCGIRSTAFSVGFGPELIGFTDKRGTRWKISAIPLGGYVKFFGDEDVSSKPDSDSLSGLTLEERAQTLAGAKLWKRAATVAAGPIANFILAILIFAALFTIYGRMISDPIVSEVRENSAAQTAGVLAGDRLVAIDGENVKTFEDVRRYVAVRPATPITVTVERNGQQLNLPMVPTRTETTDQFGNKMELGIIGIVTDQTRGNFRHVTYSPGEALLEGVRETGHVVTGTFAYIGNLVTGRMNADQLGGPVRVAQASGQMASLGFAAVIQLAALLSVSIGLLNLMPVPVLDGGHLVFYAIEAIRGRPLGTGAQEVAFRIGLAMIFSLMVFATWNDISSLIG